A single Desulfovibrio piger DNA region contains:
- a CDS encoding M23 family metallopeptidase gives MRKKNFFSTILSLFILIALIACGYIFFKDLDGPSIAIAPDTGRVSPNTPLQITIADPSNIRSLSVGVRRNNVVTPIFQRHFDEYLPQRTVEVPLKNAGLREGAFELEIKATDASLAGFGQGNTRTEVLAMRLDTQPPRISVKTLPPSVRRGGAAAIRYTIDEEVTQSGVLVAGYFVPGFLQKDGSYICFFPFPYTMTAVEYKNAVELTATDMAGNVTRSRLGLLAYERNFKSDTISITDNFLASVNNKLGYLAPNAANHLEGYLYINNQVRAANVETLRTLRNDTAAAMLWDGTFQRLPRSAARAGFGDHRYFTYQGKQVGESYHLGFDLASVRNAEVPAANNGRVVFTGELGIYGNLIVIDHGLGLMSLYSHLSEIHVKVGDVVQKGAIIAKTGSTGLAFGDHLHFGILVGGVEVTPLEWIDPKWIRDNITGRLNAQ, from the coding sequence ATGCGCAAAAAAAATTTCTTCTCCACTATCCTGAGCCTGTTCATCCTGATCGCGCTGATTGCCTGTGGGTACATCTTTTTCAAGGATCTGGACGGCCCGTCCATCGCCATCGCGCCCGATACCGGGCGGGTCTCTCCCAACACGCCCCTGCAGATAACGATTGCGGACCCCTCGAACATCCGCTCCCTTTCCGTGGGGGTGCGCCGCAACAACGTGGTCACGCCCATTTTCCAGCGGCATTTTGACGAGTATCTGCCGCAGCGCACCGTCGAGGTCCCGCTGAAGAACGCCGGCCTGCGCGAGGGCGCCTTCGAGCTGGAGATCAAGGCCACGGACGCCTCCCTGGCGGGCTTTGGCCAGGGCAATACCCGGACGGAAGTGCTGGCCATGCGTCTGGACACCCAGCCGCCCCGCATCTCCGTGAAGACCCTGCCCCCCAGTGTGCGCCGCGGTGGTGCCGCCGCCATCCGCTATACCATCGACGAAGAAGTCACCCAGAGCGGTGTGCTGGTGGCGGGCTACTTTGTTCCCGGTTTTCTGCAGAAGGACGGCAGCTACATCTGCTTTTTCCCCTTCCCCTACACCATGACCGCCGTGGAATACAAAAATGCCGTGGAGCTGACCGCTACGGACATGGCCGGCAACGTGACCCGCAGCCGCCTTGGTCTGCTGGCCTACGAGCGCAACTTCAAAAGCGACACCATCAGCATCACGGACAACTTCCTGGCCAGCGTCAACAACAAACTGGGCTATCTGGCCCCCAACGCCGCCAACCATCTGGAAGGATATCTTTATATCAACAACCAGGTCCGGGCGGCCAATGTCGAGACCCTGCGGACCTTGCGCAACGATACCGCTGCCGCCATGCTCTGGGACGGGACCTTCCAGCGCCTGCCCCGCTCCGCGGCCCGTGCCGGTTTTGGCGACCACCGCTACTTCACCTATCAGGGCAAGCAGGTGGGCGAGTCCTATCATCTGGGGTTTGACCTGGCCTCGGTCCGCAACGCCGAAGTTCCCGCAGCCAACAATGGCCGCGTGGTCTTCACAGGCGAGCTTGGCATCTACGGCAACCTCATCGTCATCGATCACGGTCTGGGCCTCATGTCCCTTTATTCCCACCTGAGCGAGATCCACGTCAAGGTGGGCGATGTTGTCCAGAAAGGCGCCATCATCGCCAAAACGGGCAGTACCGGCCTGGCGTTCGGCGACCATCTGCATTTCGGCATCCTTGTCGGTGGTGTGGAAGTCACCCCCCTGGAATGGATAGATCCCAAATGGATCAGGGACAACATCACCGGCCGGCTGAATGCCCAGTAA
- a CDS encoding SLC13 family permease — MAGKESTPKRFSAPAYYLHAVVCLLIMFGFGQLPPVEPLTPLGMNLIGIFLGVLYGWVCIEIVWPSLAGLLALMLIGGMKPMMLLNKSFGDPVVQMMFFIFVFCATISHYGLSKFISLWFITRKFVAGRPWVFTYTFLGSIFILGGLTSASPAAIIGWSILYGVCEVCGFKKGDGYPTMMVFGIVFAAQVGMSLIPFKQAALTVFSAYETMSGVGIDYAKYMLIALLICAVCSLLFIVMGKYIFRPDMGKLVHLDVSKLDKDGSLVLSRVQKIILAFLFLLVILLLAPNFMPRDFFLTRFLKGIGNTGIVILLVTVMAAIKVEGKALLNFKVMVDSGVTWGIVLLLAFVQPLSGAMARPESGITPFLMMALDPIISGGTPLTFALFLGLAATLLTQVMNNGAVGVALMPIIYSYCQAAGVSPELPLIMVVMGVHFAFLTPAASASAALLHGNEWSDSKAIWKTAPAVILMSYLVTAAITIIVGKAIF; from the coding sequence ATGGCTGGAAAAGAATCCACCCCCAAGCGCTTCTCGGCGCCTGCCTATTATCTGCACGCTGTCGTCTGTCTGCTCATCATGTTCGGCTTTGGCCAGCTACCGCCCGTAGAACCGCTGACGCCCCTGGGGATGAACCTCATCGGCATCTTTCTGGGCGTGCTCTACGGCTGGGTCTGTATCGAGATCGTCTGGCCCAGTCTGGCCGGCCTGCTGGCCCTGATGCTCATCGGCGGCATGAAGCCCATGATGCTGCTCAACAAGAGCTTTGGTGACCCCGTGGTCCAGATGATGTTCTTCATCTTCGTCTTCTGCGCCACCATCAGCCATTATGGCCTGTCCAAATTCATTTCCCTGTGGTTCATCACCCGCAAGTTCGTTGCCGGGCGTCCCTGGGTGTTCACCTATACCTTTCTGGGCTCCATCTTCATCCTGGGCGGCCTGACCAGCGCCTCTCCGGCCGCCATCATCGGCTGGAGCATCCTCTACGGCGTCTGTGAGGTCTGCGGCTTCAAGAAGGGCGACGGCTACCCCACCATGATGGTGTTCGGCATCGTGTTCGCCGCCCAGGTGGGCATGTCCCTCATTCCCTTCAAGCAGGCGGCCCTGACCGTGTTCAGCGCCTATGAGACCATGTCCGGTGTGGGCATCGACTACGCCAAGTACATGCTCATCGCCCTGCTCATCTGCGCCGTGTGCTCGCTGCTCTTCATCGTCATGGGCAAGTACATCTTCCGCCCTGACATGGGCAAGCTCGTCCATCTGGATGTGAGCAAGCTGGACAAGGACGGCAGCCTGGTCCTTTCCCGTGTGCAGAAGATCATCCTGGCTTTCCTGTTCCTGCTGGTCATCCTGCTGCTGGCTCCCAACTTCATGCCCAGGGACTTTTTCCTGACCCGCTTCCTCAAGGGCATCGGCAATACCGGCATCGTCATCCTGCTGGTGACGGTCATGGCGGCCATCAAGGTGGAAGGCAAGGCCCTGCTGAACTTCAAGGTCATGGTGGACTCCGGCGTCACCTGGGGCATCGTGCTGCTGCTGGCCTTCGTGCAGCCCCTGTCCGGTGCCATGGCCAGGCCCGAGAGCGGCATCACCCCTTTCCTGATGATGGCGCTTGATCCCATCATTTCCGGCGGTACCCCGCTGACCTTTGCCCTGTTCCTGGGCCTGGCCGCCACCCTGCTGACCCAGGTCATGAACAACGGCGCCGTGGGTGTGGCCCTGATGCCCATCATCTACAGCTACTGCCAAGCGGCCGGTGTCAGCCCCGAACTTCCGCTGATCATGGTGGTCATGGGCGTGCACTTTGCCTTCCTCACGCCTGCCGCCAGCGCCAGTGCGGCCCTGCTGCACGGCAACGAATGGTCGGATTCCAAGGCCATCTGGAAGACGGCCCCTGCTGTCATCCTCATGTCCTATCTGGTCACCGCGGCCATCACGATCATCGTAGGCAAGGCCATCTTCTAG
- a CDS encoding methionine ABC transporter ATP-binding protein, which yields MADAPIIDIVNLEKRYRSKNTDVFALQGINLAINKGDIFGVIGKSGAGKSTLVRCINMLERPTGGSIFFEGKDMCRLSERELRAARRSMGMIFQQFNLLMQRTARQNVCFPLELIGMDKAQARKRAEELLELVGLANRMDSYPSQLSGGQKQRVAIARALATNPQVLLCDEATSALDPATTDSILTLIRDINRDLGITAVIITHEMSVIEKICSHVAIINRGKIVEHGEVEDVFFHPRTEAARRLVMPEALQNLPQENLYRLIFNGRSSFEPVIANMVLECHCPVNIMYADTRDIGGIAFGQMVLQLPECPESRRSILEFAKSRNILLEEMKHV from the coding sequence ATGGCCGACGCGCCGATCATCGACATCGTCAATCTGGAAAAACGCTACCGCAGCAAAAATACGGATGTTTTTGCCCTGCAGGGCATCAATCTTGCCATCAACAAAGGGGATATCTTTGGTGTCATCGGCAAGAGCGGTGCCGGCAAGAGCACGCTCGTCCGCTGCATCAATATGCTGGAACGCCCCACGGGGGGCTCCATCTTCTTTGAGGGCAAGGACATGTGCCGCCTGTCGGAGCGCGAGCTGCGCGCCGCCAGACGTTCCATGGGCATGATCTTCCAGCAGTTCAACCTGCTCATGCAGCGCACGGCGCGCCAGAACGTCTGCTTTCCTCTGGAACTTATCGGCATGGACAAGGCCCAGGCCCGCAAGCGTGCCGAAGAACTGCTGGAGCTGGTGGGGCTTGCCAACCGCATGGATTCCTACCCCTCACAGCTTTCCGGCGGCCAGAAGCAGCGCGTGGCCATCGCCCGTGCCCTGGCCACCAACCCGCAGGTGCTGCTTTGCGACGAAGCCACTTCAGCCCTTGACCCGGCCACCACGGATTCCATCCTGACCCTCATCAGGGACATCAACAGGGATCTCGGCATCACGGCGGTCATCATCACCCACGAGATGAGCGTCATCGAAAAAATCTGCAGCCATGTGGCCATCATCAACCGCGGCAAGATCGTGGAGCACGGCGAAGTGGAAGATGTCTTCTTCCATCCGCGCACCGAGGCCGCCCGCCGCCTGGTCATGCCTGAGGCCCTGCAGAACCTTCCCCAGGAGAACCTCTATCGCCTGATATTCAACGGCCGCTCCTCCTTCGAGCCCGTCATCGCCAATATGGTGCTGGAATGCCACTGCCCTGTGAACATCATGTATGCCGATACCCGTGACATCGGGGGCATCGCCTTTGGCCAGATGGTGTTGCAGCTGCCCGAATGCCCGGAATCGCGCCGGAGCATCCTGGAATTTGCCAAGTCCAGGAACATCCTGCTGGAGGAAATGAAGCATGTTTGA
- a CDS encoding LysR family transcriptional regulator yields the protein MIPELNGDFLQWLRGFYYVAKTGSVRRAAELMHRNPSTISYQLRSLETELNTVLFDRYKKSLQITPEGKKLLGWTITTFETLQSMRSAVGTSDGRLQGDIFLGATLPVAIMAVDAIAAFRAENPQVNIRIQRALSSEIVQAVKESRLDFGLTGMTALPTQDTMEILLKARPLLVMRKDSIWDIPPIPTEADLERLPFVVFQTSLEENEQPKPTLQYAAQRLQKNTVISVNNYHLIMQFVRCDVGVAIMDELCYRATMFGSDWSSIVSCPLDHLLPNVLYGILVRRHKHISPQAQALMDALRRHFTELAAQPFAPTFLAGQTQKGGQPKAARPRRKATSRKGD from the coding sequence ATGATCCCGGAGTTGAATGGTGATTTTCTTCAATGGTTACGGGGGTTTTATTATGTCGCCAAAACAGGGAGCGTGCGCAGGGCCGCAGAGCTGATGCACAGAAATCCCTCAACGATCAGCTATCAGCTGCGTTCACTGGAGACCGAGCTCAATACGGTCCTTTTCGACAGGTACAAAAAAAGCCTTCAGATAACACCTGAAGGCAAAAAACTGCTGGGCTGGACCATCACGACCTTCGAGACCCTGCAAAGCATGCGCTCCGCCGTGGGGACATCAGACGGCCGCCTGCAGGGCGACATCTTCCTGGGGGCGACCCTGCCGGTGGCCATCATGGCCGTGGATGCCATCGCCGCGTTCCGCGCGGAAAATCCGCAGGTCAACATCCGTATCCAGCGTGCCCTTTCTTCCGAGATCGTCCAGGCGGTCAAGGAATCCCGCCTTGATTTCGGCCTTACAGGCATGACGGCCCTGCCCACGCAGGATACCATGGAGATCCTGCTGAAGGCCCGCCCTTTGCTCGTCATGCGCAAGGACAGCATCTGGGATATCCCGCCCATCCCCACAGAGGCGGATCTGGAGCGCCTGCCCTTCGTCGTCTTCCAGACATCGCTGGAAGAAAACGAGCAGCCGAAACCGACCCTGCAATATGCGGCGCAGCGTCTGCAAAAGAATACCGTCATCAGCGTCAACAACTACCACCTCATCATGCAGTTCGTCCGCTGTGACGTCGGGGTGGCCATCATGGACGAACTGTGCTACCGGGCGACCATGTTCGGTTCGGACTGGAGCTCCATCGTCAGCTGCCCTCTGGATCACCTGCTGCCCAACGTGCTGTATGGCATCCTTGTGCGCAGGCACAAGCATATCAGCCCCCAGGCGCAGGCCCTGATGGACGCCCTGCGGCGGCATTTCACCGAGCTTGCGGCCCAGCCCTTTGCGCCCACGTTCCTTGCCGGGCAGACGCAAAAAGGCGGACAGCCCAAGGCTGCCCGCCCACGCAGGAAGGCCACGTCCCGCAAGGGAGACTAG
- a CDS encoding DVU3141 family protein: MKRLSLLLMLTTCLALNGCGLLGDSSETPEYKPSPVENFMANAVPGDITTLSDPAFGTDVRVSMEDSFFSAAGEECKRATVRNSFNEAEIIVACRNAEGQWRLAPRVWGQGMRPAVVTASQTEGAKE; the protein is encoded by the coding sequence ATGAAACGTCTCTCTCTCCTCCTCATGCTGACGACCTGTCTGGCCCTCAATGGCTGCGGCCTGCTGGGAGATTCCTCTGAAACGCCCGAATACAAGCCCAGCCCTGTGGAGAATTTCATGGCCAACGCCGTGCCCGGCGATATCACCACCCTTTCCGATCCCGCGTTCGGGACGGATGTGCGCGTGAGCATGGAAGACAGCTTCTTCTCCGCCGCTGGCGAAGAATGCAAGCGTGCCACTGTCCGCAACAGCTTCAACGAGGCCGAGATCATCGTTGCCTGCCGCAATGCCGAAGGCCAGTGGCGGCTGGCGCCCCGTGTCTGGGGCCAGGGCATGCGCCCCGCTGTCGTGACGGCTTCCCAGACGGAAGGGGCCAAGGAATAA
- a CDS encoding dual CXXC motif small (seleno)protein: MSYFAARQAQTTLSCPECDHKLEIARTCHEAFMRCPFCGKRFPLERFISQADEAMERFLEGLYVDRI; this comes from the coding sequence ATGTCTTATTTTGCAGCCCGGCAGGCCCAGACGACCTTGTCCTGCCCTGAATGCGATCACAAGCTGGAGATCGCACGCACCTGCCACGAGGCCTTCATGCGTTGTCCTTTCTGTGGCAAGCGTTTTCCGCTGGAGCGGTTCATCAGTCAGGCGGATGAAGCCATGGAACGCTTCCTCGAAGGCCTCTACGTCGACCGTATCTAG
- a CDS encoding methionine ABC transporter permease, whose amino-acid sequence MFDQATVAMLMEGVVDTLYMTIVSTFFSYVFGIVMAVVLVICRKDGIRPNPVVYSVLDVVVNLTRSFPFLILMIAVIPFTRYIVGTTIGNNATVVPLVIAAAPFVARLIESSLLEVDNGVVEAAQSMGASTWQIITKVLLPEALPSLINGSAVAAITILGYSAMSGAVGGGGLGKLAIMYGYNRYQTDIMIATVILLIIIVQIFQSFGNWATRHSDKRGS is encoded by the coding sequence ATGTTTGATCAGGCCACTGTGGCAATGCTCATGGAAGGGGTGGTGGACACCCTGTACATGACCATCGTCTCCACGTTTTTCTCCTATGTCTTCGGCATCGTCATGGCCGTCGTCCTGGTCATCTGCCGCAAAGACGGCATCCGTCCCAATCCCGTGGTCTACAGCGTGCTGGACGTGGTGGTGAACCTGACCCGTTCCTTCCCCTTCCTGATCCTGATGATCGCCGTCATCCCCTTCACCCGCTACATCGTGGGGACCACCATCGGCAACAACGCCACGGTCGTGCCCCTGGTCATCGCCGCGGCTCCCTTCGTGGCCCGGCTCATCGAGTCCTCCCTGCTGGAAGTGGATAACGGTGTGGTGGAGGCCGCCCAGAGCATGGGGGCATCCACCTGGCAGATCATCACCAAGGTCCTGCTGCCCGAAGCACTGCCCTCGCTCATCAACGGCAGCGCCGTGGCGGCCATCACCATCCTGGGCTACTCTGCCATGTCCGGCGCTGTCGGGGGGGGCGGCCTGGGCAAGCTGGCCATCATGTACGGCTACAACCGCTATCAGACCGATATCATGATCGCCACGGTGATCCTGCTCATCATCATCGTGCAGATCTTCCAGAGTTTCGGCAACTGGGCCACCCGCCACAGCGACAAACGCGGGTCTTGA
- a CDS encoding pyridoxal phosphate-dependent aminotransferase: MIAERVRGITPFLAMEVLERAQNLEREGASIIHLELGEPDFDTPECIRQAAFKALDEGHTHYTHSLGDVELREHLCAYYKRRYGVSLHPDQVLVFPGSSPAMMVLFSALLDPGDEVILSNPGYACYPNFVRYAGGKPVWTLTHEEEGFQFRPEDVARQITPRTRAVLINSPCNPTGIVLEPERMRALAGLGPMIVSDEIYHGLTYGDAEEHSILEYTDNAVVIGGFSKAYAMTGWRLGYLIVPRDLVRPMQALMQNFFLSTNSAVQKAGIAALTCADEDVARMHATYDERRRFLLGELKRLGFHIPVEPMGAFYMLINARHLGSSSMELAFDLLEKAHIGITPGIDFGSQTEGFLRLSYANSIDNLAEAMRRLEAYIRQR, encoded by the coding sequence ATGATAGCCGAGAGAGTACGCGGCATCACGCCGTTTCTGGCCATGGAAGTGCTGGAACGCGCCCAGAATCTCGAACGGGAGGGTGCTTCCATCATCCACCTGGAACTGGGCGAGCCTGATTTTGATACGCCTGAATGCATCCGCCAGGCTGCCTTCAAGGCCCTGGACGAAGGGCATACCCACTACACCCACTCCCTGGGCGATGTGGAGCTGCGCGAACATCTGTGCGCCTATTACAAGCGGCGCTATGGTGTCAGCCTTCACCCCGACCAGGTACTGGTCTTCCCCGGTTCTTCCCCGGCCATGATGGTCCTATTCTCCGCCCTGCTCGATCCGGGCGACGAAGTGATCCTCTCCAATCCCGGCTATGCCTGCTATCCCAACTTCGTGCGCTATGCCGGCGGGAAGCCCGTCTGGACGCTGACCCATGAGGAAGAGGGCTTCCAGTTCCGTCCCGAGGACGTGGCCAGGCAGATCACGCCGCGCACCAGGGCCGTGCTCATCAATTCCCCCTGCAACCCCACGGGCATCGTGCTGGAGCCGGAGCGCATGCGCGCCCTGGCCGGACTGGGCCCCATGATCGTTTCCGACGAGATCTACCACGGCCTGACCTACGGGGATGCGGAAGAGCACTCCATCCTGGAATACACGGACAATGCCGTGGTCATCGGCGGCTTTTCCAAGGCCTACGCCATGACCGGATGGCGCCTGGGTTACCTCATCGTGCCCCGCGACCTCGTGCGCCCCATGCAGGCCCTGATGCAGAACTTTTTCCTGTCCACCAATTCCGCGGTGCAAAAAGCCGGTATCGCGGCCCTGACCTGTGCGGATGAGGATGTGGCCCGCATGCATGCCACCTATGACGAACGCCGCCGCTTCCTGCTGGGCGAGCTGAAGCGTCTGGGCTTCCATATCCCCGTGGAACCCATGGGCGCGTTCTATATGCTCATCAATGCCCGCCACCTGGGCAGCAGTTCCATGGAACTGGCCTTCGACCTGCTGGAAAAAGCCCATATCGGCATCACCCCCGGCATCGACTTCGGCAGCCAGACCGAAGGCTTCCTGCGCCTTTCCTACGCCAACTCCATCGACAATCTGGCCGAGGCCATGCGTCGTCTGGAAGCCTACATCCGCCAGCGCTAG
- a CDS encoding MetQ/NlpA family ABC transporter substrate-binding protein, with product MKKLLLTLAAMLAAGTLACHAQAATTVKVGASPTPHAEILNAVKDMLKAEGINLEIIEYSDYVQPNVALDSKDLDANYFQHKPYLDDFNAQKGTKLSSMGSVHYEPFGIYAGKCKSLKDLKKGAIVAVPNDATNEGRALLLMQDQGLITLKDGTGLTATVRDIKDNPKKLRIEEIEAAQLVRALPDVDIAIINGNYAILGGLKVADALAVEAADSAAATTYANILAIRTGDEKRPELQALYKALCSDTAKEFMKTKYEGAVLATH from the coding sequence ATGAAAAAACTTCTGCTGACGCTGGCCGCCATGCTGGCCGCCGGTACTCTGGCCTGCCATGCGCAGGCCGCCACCACCGTGAAGGTGGGCGCTTCTCCCACACCGCATGCCGAGATCCTGAATGCGGTCAAAGACATGCTCAAGGCCGAAGGCATCAACCTGGAGATCATCGAATACTCCGACTATGTGCAGCCCAATGTGGCCCTGGACAGCAAGGATCTGGACGCCAACTACTTCCAGCACAAGCCCTATCTGGACGATTTCAATGCCCAGAAAGGCACCAAGCTCTCTTCCATGGGCAGCGTGCACTATGAACCCTTCGGCATCTACGCCGGCAAGTGCAAGAGCCTGAAGGACCTCAAGAAGGGAGCCATCGTGGCCGTGCCCAATGACGCCACCAACGAAGGTCGTGCCCTTCTGCTCATGCAGGACCAGGGCCTCATCACGCTCAAGGACGGCACGGGCCTGACCGCCACCGTGCGCGACATCAAGGACAATCCCAAGAAGCTCCGCATCGAAGAGATCGAAGCCGCCCAGCTGGTACGTGCCCTGCCTGACGTGGACATCGCCATCATCAACGGCAACTACGCCATCCTCGGCGGCCTGAAGGTGGCCGATGCCCTGGCCGTGGAAGCTGCCGATTCCGCCGCTGCCACCACCTACGCCAATATCCTGGCCATCCGCACCGGTGACGAAAAGCGCCCCGAGCTGCAGGCCCTGTACAAGGCCCTGTGCAGCGACACGGCCAAGGAATTCATGAAGACCAAGTACGAAGGCGCCGTGCTGGCCACCCACTAG
- a CDS encoding polysaccharide biosynthesis/export family protein → MKKPVFLLLLYLLLLPQGVCAADAPAPYGANLFQGNFGQGGTTGAMAPGDRVVLRLWGGSLNVDTILEVSPSGQLDIPEVGQLNVTGLAQDKLQDALRSKLAASGHADSQIYLAPMDAQPITLFVTGNVPKPGRYSGSAADPLLSYLDKAGGIDAGRGSYRNIQVRRNNQVVATVDLYPFIREGSMPPIRFQNGDIIVVPDKGPTVTVTGKVRTSARFELPEGKTSGASLLKLVDPDSSASHIAIKGVRNGKPYNTYLPLGELASLQLADGDTIELLADAAGSTITVTVQGAVRGASRFPVRRGARLDEVRNFIAVEQGRADLNGMYIKRKSVAERQKKAIADSLRRLEESALTASSASTEESQIRAKEAEMIAKFVERAKAVEPEGVVVLSDGQKIGDITLEDGDVIVIPAKSDVVLVSGEVMMPQAMLWSKNNDLDDYIKGAGGYNSRADQDTVLVMHPNGSVSHDGDTIRPGDQILVMPRVASKNMQAVKDISQVMMQVAVSARAILGLPTLY, encoded by the coding sequence ATGAAAAAGCCTGTTTTTCTTTTGTTGCTGTATCTGCTGCTCCTGCCGCAGGGCGTATGCGCCGCCGACGCTCCGGCACCGTACGGGGCCAACCTTTTCCAGGGCAATTTCGGTCAGGGTGGGACCACCGGTGCCATGGCGCCGGGCGACAGGGTCGTCCTGCGCCTGTGGGGCGGGAGCCTCAACGTGGATACCATCCTTGAAGTCAGCCCTTCCGGCCAGCTGGACATACCTGAAGTCGGCCAGCTCAACGTGACAGGTCTGGCCCAGGACAAATTGCAGGATGCCCTGCGCAGCAAGCTGGCGGCCTCCGGCCATGCCGACAGCCAGATCTATCTGGCGCCCATGGATGCCCAGCCCATCACCCTGTTCGTCACCGGCAATGTGCCCAAGCCCGGCCGCTACAGCGGTTCGGCAGCCGATCCCCTGTTGAGCTATCTGGACAAGGCGGGCGGTATCGATGCCGGGCGGGGCAGCTACAGAAACATCCAGGTGCGCCGCAACAATCAGGTCGTGGCCACGGTGGACCTGTACCCCTTTATCCGCGAAGGCAGCATGCCCCCCATCCGCTTCCAGAATGGGGACATCATCGTGGTCCCCGACAAGGGCCCCACGGTCACCGTCACGGGCAAGGTGCGCACCAGCGCGCGCTTTGAACTGCCGGAAGGAAAGACCTCGGGAGCCAGCCTGCTGAAACTGGTGGACCCCGACAGCAGCGCCTCGCACATCGCCATCAAGGGCGTCCGCAACGGCAAGCCCTACAATACCTATCTGCCCCTCGGGGAACTGGCCAGCCTGCAGCTGGCGGACGGCGACACCATCGAACTGCTGGCGGATGCCGCAGGCAGTACCATCACGGTCACGGTGCAGGGCGCCGTGCGCGGCGCCAGCCGCTTTCCCGTGCGCCGCGGGGCACGCCTGGACGAGGTGCGCAATTTCATCGCTGTCGAGCAGGGACGTGCGGATCTGAACGGCATGTACATCAAACGCAAGAGCGTGGCGGAACGCCAGAAGAAAGCCATCGCCGACAGTCTGCGCCGCCTGGAAGAATCCGCCCTCACCGCCTCGTCGGCCAGTACGGAAGAATCCCAGATCCGCGCCAAGGAGGCGGAGATGATCGCCAAATTCGTGGAGCGGGCCAAGGCCGTGGAACCGGAAGGTGTCGTCGTCCTGAGCGACGGCCAGAAGATCGGCGACATCACGCTGGAGGACGGCGATGTCATCGTCATCCCGGCCAAGAGCGATGTGGTCCTCGTCAGCGGCGAAGTCATGATGCCCCAGGCCATGCTCTGGAGCAAAAACAATGACCTGGACGATTATATCAAGGGTGCCGGCGGCTATAACAGCCGCGCTGACCAGGATACCGTGCTCGTCATGCATCCCAACGGTTCGGTGAGCCACGACGGCGACACCATCCGGCCCGGGGACCAGATCCTCGTGATGCCGCGGGTGGCCTCCAAAAACATGCAGGCCGTCAAGGACATCTCCCAGGTCATGATGCAGGTGGCCGTGTCTGCCCGGGCCATCCTGGGATTGCCCACGCTCTACTGA
- the ndk gene encoding nucleoside-diphosphate kinase, whose product MERTFCIIKPDAVARNLQGEILAMIQAAGLRVVAMKQIRMTRRQAEGFYAVHKERPFFASLTEYMSSGPVVCAILEGDKAISRYRELMGATNPANAAEGTIRKKYAESIEANSVHGSDAPETAAYEMSYFFNALEITG is encoded by the coding sequence ATGGAACGTACTTTTTGCATCATCAAGCCCGATGCCGTTGCCCGTAACCTGCAGGGGGAGATCCTCGCCATGATTCAGGCCGCCGGCCTGCGCGTGGTGGCCATGAAGCAGATCCGCATGACCCGCCGGCAGGCCGAGGGTTTCTATGCCGTCCACAAGGAACGGCCTTTCTTTGCCAGCCTGACGGAATACATGAGCTCCGGTCCTGTGGTCTGCGCCATCCTGGAAGGCGACAAGGCCATCTCCCGCTACCGGGAACTGATGGGGGCCACCAACCCCGCCAATGCGGCGGAGGGCACCATCCGCAAGAAGTACGCCGAAAGCATCGAAGCCAACTCCGTGCACGGCTCTGACGCACCGGAAACTGCCGCTTACGAGATGTCCTACTTCTTCAATGCCCTGGAGATCACCGGCTAG